The Gossypium hirsutum isolate 1008001.06 chromosome D07, Gossypium_hirsutum_v2.1, whole genome shotgun sequence genome includes the window AACCccatttgggtttttctttttgatAAGTATAACCCTTTTgggttgttttttattttattttataactctTTTGGATTATTATTCAAGTAATTggatttattataaaataattttccttaataatttaataaatatgtaaaaataaaaaattatagtatTATTTAAATAAGCAAATGACctttacataaataataaaaatattgtacatattattttattaatgaaattataaattaatatcttttcaataattttataaatatcaaataactcaaaattttaattataatatggaataacataatatttaatGAAGAATTATTTTgttcattaaaataaaaacaaatacaaaCGAGTCTAAAAtgagtcaatttttttttatttatttcaataatgaTTGACCGAATAATAATTCAcactttatatgtatatatatatctttatctTATATTTACACCTTGTACAATAATAACTATGTAATTTGTGTATGTAGGGGATATTAATTAATCCATGcccttatatttatttttctacatAAATTACTGGAGGCCTGAGATGAAAGTTACTCCAGTTGAAGGCAGCCAAAAATTTCCGGCAATGAACCTATCAACTGTAAATTTGGCAGCTTCGTCACGTCCGATAACATGGAATCCTGGCCAGGTTACCCTCCCGGCAGTACCAGCTCCGGGTCCGACATTTGCATACTCGGCAAAATACAACGATTTCGAGTAACCCCCTTCTCCGGGCCATTCGACCCAACCTCTTGAAGCGATGGCATTTTCTATTGTTGATTCCATCACTACTGCTCGCGAATATTGCTTCCAGGGCCTACCAAGATATGATTCAAAGCTATGTTTAACGGGAGAAAAATCCGAGCTTGGCACGATCCGACAATTCTGAACCGAGAAGCCGGTGTTTTGTCCGGGATCCGACCGTCCACTCGCAAGGATCACATTGTAGCCGGAAGGGCGACGAAGTGCCAATGTGCAACTTTGGAAAACTGCGGCCGCGTTACCGAATATGAAATCGACCGTGCCGTAAATATCGCATTCTCTATAGAATTGACGCAGGGAAAGTGCGTACAGTGTGTCCTGGTACCCTGCAATGCTGCACCTATAGAAAACCGAATGATCGGAGGCAACGTAAAGAGCTAAGGCTTGTTCTCCTTGAGGACCGGCTGTATTTTGAAATCCGATATCTCGAGCCATAAATCCATCACCGGTAACAGCTAAGAATCACAAGAAAAGTTGAAGGAAACAATTAGAATTGATGACATTCTTTAATGACTacaattaaatatgttattgATTTGggctaattaataacattataaaaatagagcaatcatattttgttaaattaaattataaagattaaatatcaaatttcaacataataaagggactaaattcacAATTAGACCTTAAAATATAGAACAGGATTATAAGAGATAAAAAAAACACTTACTAAATGTGGCGGAACCGGGCATGGAAGAGCCACCATTTACACTGTCACTACCGACGATGATAGTACTATATTTACCATCTCCAACCATAGTAATACCATCTTTATTAGTACGAATTTTTTCTTTATAAACTCCAGCTTTCACGTAAATTACAAATCGTCCCCCAGAAGCAGCATTAATAGCTTCCGAGATTGTTTTATAATTTCCCGATCCATCTTTTGCCACTACAGCATTGGCTTTTACTGTCGGCACTTGAAGTAGTTTCCGATCTTTCGCGGATAACCATTCGGGGAAAACCCGATCAGCCTCGGCTAGCCGGCGGGACTTGGTGAAATGGGTTAACTCACCAGGTATCCTATTGGCAAGGGCTAAAGTGTTGCTGCCCAATTGAGACAAGTAATCCATTTTTTGAGATATTTGTCCCATCAAGTCACCATTGGAGAAATTATGACTGTCCGCAGAGTCTTTACAAGCTTGTTGGTATGTCAAGGCAGCACTTATCCATGTCTGGATATCGTGTTTGTTTTTGTTAGGAGAATTCTTAAGAGCTAATAATGACTGATCGAGCCGCTTTAAAGACATGCTCAATAGCTCTTCACAATATCCTGCATGAGAAACGTTGTGCTTTTTAgctagaaaagaaaggaaaaacagaaaGGATTCTTCAAGGATTGAATCCTAAATTAATGTCAATTGAACATGTGATATAAAGTTCTTTGTATTTATCGACTCGaatttatgaatttatatttgttatataataatttttacctAATGTGTCACAATCtagttaaattaatataattaatgtcACTGATCAAGTCACACTAAAAATTTTGTAATAGTAAAAACTAAATTAccacataatataatataatacaatcaaattatataaaaactaaattaccACATCATACACATTAGCCAAAAAAGTGTTGAGTTTTGTCGGCAAACCTGTGATGGAATTGACATGTTGGGCTTCATCGACATGGAGAGCAGTAGTGAATTTGGTGAAGTAGGAAGTAGGAAGCTGGGTCTCTAAGATGGTTTTGTTTATAAGAGCTGACAAAATGTCAGGCTTTTGATTTTCAGACCCCAACCCTGTCATTGTGTCAACACAAAGGGTAGAGTATCTAGTAAAcctgcattgctcatcaacatgttTTTGGTTGGCGGCTAAACAACCTTGGGTCACCATTAGGACAAGACCCATTACCCTAAACATAGTGATGAACTCCAGCATTGTCGTGTCCGAGAAATTTATCATAGAAGCAGCAGCTATGCCGAATTTAGACAAGTAATGTAGCTTGTATGAATGTGTTGTGAGTTGTAGGAAGGTATGGGGTGTCGATATTTATAGGGAGGGATGCCTGGTTTTGGACCTAAATGATTCGTGGCATACAACATGTTAGTGTTAGTTTAAGTGTCTATTTTTTCTACAACCGTACATGACATGGCAATGTTGCTAAGATCGATGTCCATGTCTCTATCTACTTCGTAAAATTTCACTCTTAAGtcatatataataacaatatgtACATGgtatatatttaatagttttaatgATGTATTTCATCACTCTACTTTATTAAAATTGTGATATAgtaattttactttaatttgttgAAATTCGATATTTGTATTTTACGAAAATTGAGAAGTTAATTGAATCTTAACACAATTAGCAtgaatattgttgtcaatgcaagagAATGTAGATTCGAGTGAGCTGAAGCACGTTATCCTCTTATATATTTATGGGTTGGATAGGGGCTATtagtagttctagacattgtgtaaaaaaaataaatatgatcaaaatctataataaaattgcttaaattttttttttgtgaagttaaTTTGATTGGGTAATATTGTTAAGCATTGCTAtagtaattcaacaatttatatgcAAGGGAAAGTAGTAAACTTAGGGTAGGTTTGGATAGGTAAttaggtgcggtgcggtgcgtttagcttactttttgtctcacgctacagtatcgctacagtatttaatctcactgccaccgctgtttttacaataACCGCAGacaaacacaccgcccatccaaactcacccttagaaATTGTGTATCTATATCTCTTTTAGCAACAGAAACatcatgttttgatttttttttctttttttagaatATCTATATGCAAGAAGTATTTGATACTAGTGGAGCTTTTAGAGTTTGCAAGTATGGTTAAGGATTGATAAGTACCCTACAAGAGTAtagtgaaatattaaaaaaattaatattttctttaaaaaagatacatgacaattttttaatgctgtttgtggaataaaaaaaatacactaccaatgtaccaaatactaacccatatatatatgatatgtattacatatatataatattattttaatataacataaaaatataatgttttaaatatatagaAGTTATATATTAAACCATATATTAATACCCTATATTTACCTTGACTCTAAATAATGTCAGTGAAAAACATATGGTTATAACTAGAGGTGTTTATGGGTCGAGCTGagtttaagtatgatattaaca containing:
- the LOC121219229 gene encoding pectinesterase — encoded protein: MINFSDTTMLEFITMFRVMGLVLMVTQGCLAANQKHVDEQCRFTRYSTLCVDTMTGLGSENQKPDILSALINKTILETQLPTSYFTKFTTALHVDEAQHVNSITGYCEELLSMSLKRLDQSLLALKNSPNKNKHDIQTWISAALTYQQACKDSADSHNFSNGDLMGQISQKMDYLSQLGSNTLALANRIPGELTHFTKSRRLAEADRVFPEWLSAKDRKLLQVPTVKANAVVAKDGSGNYKTISEAINAASGGRFVIYVKAGVYKEKIRTNKDGITMVGDGKYSTIIVGSDSVNGGSSMPGSATFTVTGDGFMARDIGFQNTAGPQGEQALALYVASDHSVFYRCSIAGYQDTLYALSLRQFYRECDIYGTVDFIFGNAAAVFQSCTLALRRPSGYNVILASGRSDPGQNTGFSVQNCRIVPSSDFSPVKHSFESYLGRPWKQYSRAVVMESTIENAIASRGWVEWPGEGGYSKSLYFAEYANVGPGAGTAGRVTWPGFHVIGRDEAAKFTVDRFIAGNFWLPSTGVTFISGLQ